The Acidithiobacillus thiooxidans ATCC 19377 DNA window CAAAGGCAAGAGTGATTCTTTGGCCTCCGCTACTGCTGCTGCCAATCAGCTTTCAGTCGGCAACATGTCCTCTGATACCTACACCACCGATTCCAGCTTCATTAATGGCAATGCAGCACAAAATGCCAAAGGCAATATCGGCATCAACGTGGCCACTGGCGTCCAGAATCAGCAGCAGAATGGGCTGGCACTGGTTTCCGTCGCCTCTAACCATGCCATGGCGACGGCTAGCGCACCTGTCAGCCAGATGGCTTATGCCAACCTCGGTGGCACTGTGGCTTCTACCTATGCCAGCAGCGTCAGCGGCAATGCCCTGCAGAACGCTTCCGGTAACATCGGTCTGAACGTCGCGGCCGGCAATGGTAACCAGCAGTCCAATACCATGGCTATCGCCAGCGCACAGTAAGCACCAGATGAAACTTTGCCACCCCTTATGGGGTGGCAGTTTTACAAAATTCATCAGGAGGCTGTTATCATGTTTGAATCTAAAATTTTACGTCCTTTCCTCTTAACCAGCCTGATCACTGCAGCAGTGTTTTCTCTCTCACAAAGCAATGATGTCAGGGCAGCAGCCTTTGGCGGCATAATTCCCGGGGCCGGCGTGATTCATGTGCCCGTCGTAAACATGATAGGCATGCACTTCATCCATGTAGTGCGGCAACGCACGGATTTTTCCTGTGGTGCAGCGTCATTGGCAACCATCCTCAAATATGCATTCGGCCAGAATGTTGACGAAGAAGAGGTCATAAAAGGCCTGTTCACCGTGAGCAATCCAGCAGAAGTCAAAAAAGTCGGCTTTTCAATGCTCGATCTTAAAAAGTATGTAGATAAAATCGGATTAAAGGGCGAGGGATATGTGCTTTCCCCCGAAGACCTTAATAAAATTCATATTCCGGTCATTGTATTATTGGATCTAGGTGGCTACAAACATTTTGTCGTGCTTGAAAAAACAGGCAAAAAACACGTTTATCTGGCGGATCCTGCGCTGGGGAATCGCATCATGCCCAAAGAACAGTTTCTCAAGGACTGGAACAGGATTGTTTTTGCTGTATTTGGAAAAGGATTTGAACCTCATTCGGTGCTTCTGACGCCACCAGAACCACCCAGTGCCCTTAAACTGCTGCATGGCATTTTACCCAATACAAAAGTGACCCCGGCGCACTTTGGTTTTGATCAGGCAAATTACTTTTAGTCATAAATACACTTTGAGAGAGGCTCATCATGAATGGATACCAACTGCGCAAAACCGCTGCCATGGCGGGTTGTTGTATGGCTGCCTCGGCGCTGCTTCTCAGTCCCGCTGCTTTGGCAATAACACTAAAACAGGAACTACCAACCAGTTTCACTCCGGTTTCCGATCAGGCACTGTCCAAAATAGTAGGGCGCGGTGTCATTGGCGGATCTATAGTTTATTTTGGCGTCGAAATGCAAACCAACTGGACGTCCGGAAGTAATCAAACACCCATGCGCAGCACCATGAATGTTGCACTAAACAGTTCCGGAAATATTTTTCTGCCTACTATCACCTACTCTGTAAATGGATCTTTACCTCAAGCTACACAAAATACGAATAATCGGGTTGAGGGTAGCGGAATAAAAAATATTCAGGGGGTAACTCAAGCCATTCAAATTGCAGGAAACGGCAATTCCATTCAGAACGGCATGTCCTTGAATGTGGTCAAAGGCTCACCGACTTCCGCAGGTTCTGGCTTACCCTTATCGGAAGGAGCACATCGGGTAAACAATACGACGACCATGACCGTACAAAATGGACAGTTATCCA harbors:
- a CDS encoding C39 family peptidase; translation: MFESKILRPFLLTSLITAAVFSLSQSNDVRAAAFGGIIPGAGVIHVPVVNMIGMHFIHVVRQRTDFSCGAASLATILKYAFGQNVDEEEVIKGLFTVSNPAEVKKVGFSMLDLKKYVDKIGLKGEGYVLSPEDLNKIHIPVIVLLDLGGYKHFVVLEKTGKKHVYLADPALGNRIMPKEQFLKDWNRIVFAVFGKGFEPHSVLLTPPEPPSALKLLHGILPNTKVTPAHFGFDQANYF